In one Longimicrobium sp. genomic region, the following are encoded:
- a CDS encoding SMI1/KNR4 family protein has product MPYDYAGWLARAQAFVRGIGAREDRFAEVRTEVRVEPPVTPAELGRIAERRNALDSGDVGSTGPRALPTELARFYTEGCGGCDCHYVCDGPDDDADALISEVLGWQGAVYGGPVFFPAGELPDAVRSCREWAEETWVADDPEALRFWRAGLPFARIENGDYLALDVSHGGGDPPVLYLSHDDASLALAPSFTAFLDAWEKLCYLGPEVWLLDPFLRADGQLDPGTPSAARLRRLLMGTPAA; this is encoded by the coding sequence CTACGCAGGCTGGCTGGCGCGCGCGCAGGCGTTCGTGCGGGGCATCGGCGCGCGGGAGGACCGCTTCGCCGAGGTGCGGACGGAGGTCCGCGTGGAGCCGCCCGTCACACCGGCCGAGCTGGGGCGGATCGCCGAGCGCCGGAACGCGCTCGACTCCGGTGACGTGGGCTCCACCGGGCCGCGCGCCCTTCCCACCGAGCTCGCCCGGTTCTACACGGAGGGGTGCGGCGGCTGTGACTGCCACTACGTGTGCGATGGCCCGGACGACGACGCGGACGCCCTGATCTCCGAGGTGCTCGGCTGGCAGGGCGCCGTGTACGGCGGCCCCGTCTTCTTTCCCGCGGGAGAGCTGCCCGACGCGGTCCGCTCGTGCCGCGAGTGGGCGGAGGAGACGTGGGTCGCCGACGACCCGGAGGCGCTGCGCTTCTGGCGCGCCGGCCTGCCGTTCGCGCGGATCGAGAACGGCGACTACCTGGCGCTCGACGTCTCGCACGGCGGCGGCGACCCTCCCGTGCTCTACCTGTCGCACGACGACGCCAGCCTCGCACTCGCCCCGAGCTTCACCGCGTTCCTCGACGCATGGGAGAAGCTCTGCTACCTGGGACCGGAGGTCTGGCTCCTGGATCCGTTCCTCCGCGCCGACGGCCAGCTGGACCCGGGGACACCGAGCGCGGCCAGGCTGCGCCGGCTGCTCATGGGTACGCCGGCCGCCTGA